A part of Gemmatimonas groenlandica genomic DNA contains:
- the rpoN gene encoding RNA polymerase factor sigma-54, which yields MRPGLQQSTGLRQELKVNPRLYQAMDLLYMPLLDLQQHLKQELLTNPFLDLVEPEDEDDESADADEVPEAEDLAEPETAVESEPEKTGDDDVDWEAVLLDGFETGGQREEHEQREWYEPVTVDTKHLSDHLTEQLSLIEMSPREAILADEFVGNISDDGYLACPLEVIQRGVNEWLAAEAEERDAEVTPFSDDEMQAMLKIIQELDPPGVGARDLRECLLLQLRAAGHRDSMAYRLVEESFEELISHRWSELSKRFGISAQEVQSAADEIAKLDPKPGLRYSAGGDNYIIPDLVVDKIDQAYHIFLNDGNLPRLKLSRAYQEIARDKKKFDTESKDFIASKLNSANWMIQAIEQRRQTMLKVMHYIVDRQRDFFERGVQALRPLTLREVAEAVGMHESTVSRVTNEKFVQTPRGVLPLKFFFSSGLATSDGDDVSARGIKDQIQKLVSGEDTKSPLTDQAIVEILQQTGVQIARRTVAKYRDQLGVLPARMRKRV from the coding sequence ATGAGGCCAGGTCTCCAACAGAGCACCGGACTCCGGCAGGAGCTCAAAGTCAATCCACGCCTGTATCAGGCGATGGATTTGCTATACATGCCCCTGCTCGACTTGCAGCAGCACCTTAAGCAGGAGCTCCTCACGAATCCGTTCCTCGATCTCGTCGAGCCCGAGGACGAGGACGACGAATCGGCCGACGCGGACGAAGTGCCGGAGGCAGAGGACCTGGCCGAACCGGAAACCGCCGTCGAGTCCGAGCCGGAGAAGACGGGGGACGATGACGTCGACTGGGAGGCCGTGCTCCTCGACGGCTTCGAGACGGGCGGTCAGCGGGAAGAGCACGAGCAGCGCGAGTGGTACGAGCCGGTCACGGTCGACACGAAGCATCTGTCGGATCATCTCACGGAACAGTTGTCGTTGATCGAGATGTCGCCGCGCGAAGCCATCCTGGCGGACGAATTCGTGGGCAATATTTCTGACGACGGCTATCTCGCCTGTCCGCTGGAAGTCATCCAGCGTGGCGTGAACGAATGGCTCGCGGCGGAAGCGGAAGAGCGCGACGCCGAGGTCACGCCGTTCAGCGATGACGAAATGCAGGCGATGCTGAAGATCATTCAGGAGCTCGATCCGCCGGGTGTCGGCGCACGTGATCTTCGCGAATGCCTGCTGCTGCAGCTGCGTGCGGCCGGCCATCGGGATTCGATGGCGTATCGGCTCGTCGAGGAATCGTTCGAAGAGCTGATCTCCCATCGGTGGAGCGAGCTCTCCAAGCGGTTCGGCATCAGCGCGCAGGAAGTGCAAAGCGCCGCCGACGAAATCGCGAAGCTCGATCCGAAGCCCGGCCTGCGCTACAGCGCCGGCGGCGACAACTACATCATTCCCGATCTCGTTGTCGACAAGATCGATCAGGCGTATCACATCTTCCTGAACGACGGGAATCTGCCGCGGCTCAAGCTGTCGCGTGCCTATCAGGAGATCGCCCGCGACAAGAAGAAGTTCGATACCGAGAGCAAGGACTTCATCGCCAGCAAGCTGAACTCGGCGAACTGGATGATTCAGGCCATCGAGCAGCGTCGTCAGACGATGCTGAAGGTCATGCACTACATCGTCGATCGGCAGCGTGACTTCTTCGAGCGTGGTGTACAGGCGCTGCGTCCGCTGACGCTGCGTGAAGTGGCAGAAGCGGTGGGCATGCATGAATCGACCGTCAGTCGCGTCACCAACGAGAAGTTCGTGCAGACGCCGCGCGGGGTGCTGCCGCTCAAGTTCTTCTTCTCGTCAGGGCTCGCCACCAGCGATGGCGACGACGTGTCGGCGCGCGGGATCAAGGATCAGATTCAGAAGCTGGTGTCGGGCGAGGATACCAAGAGTCCGCTCACCGATCAGGCCATCGTCGAGATCCTGCAGCAGACGGGTGTGCAGATTGCGCGCCGTACGGTCGCCAAGTACCGTGACCAACTCGGCGTGCTGCCCGCCCGCATGCGAAAGCGCGTCTGA
- a CDS encoding glycosyltransferase family 2 protein, with protein sequence MAVSARPLRRVSQSTATSVVDVSVLVPAKDEAGNLALFLELCEATFRNESARYEVVVVDDGSTDGSWALLQELRASYPFLRPVRHRAQRGIAEALRTGYLQSHGRVLVFYPADLQFKPEDIPRLVNPILAGESDMVTGYKQGKYEKAFVSGIYNKLSRTLFHVPVRDLNNVKAYRREIMAALPMRPDFHRYMIVMAAAQGFTVTEVPVPLYARHSGRSKFGLSRIPIGVLDMLAVWFELKFGQKPLLAFGMLGVALFALGVLSGLGALVWLAMTGQGQRWVWTVIQTCLMLGSIFFATGLLGEQIAQQRSEVRELRRELGELASAQHDEDADDVTPSVTAGVDRDHR encoded by the coding sequence ATGGCCGTCTCCGCTCGTCCGCTTCGGCGCGTCTCCCAGTCGACGGCGACTTCTGTCGTCGACGTCAGCGTTCTCGTGCCCGCAAAAGACGAGGCAGGCAATCTCGCGCTCTTCCTCGAGCTGTGTGAGGCGACCTTCCGAAACGAGTCCGCCCGCTACGAGGTCGTGGTCGTCGATGACGGATCGACCGACGGAAGCTGGGCGCTCTTGCAGGAACTTCGCGCGTCGTATCCGTTCCTGCGGCCGGTGCGCCACCGCGCGCAGCGCGGTATCGCCGAAGCACTCCGCACCGGTTATCTCCAGTCGCACGGGCGCGTGCTGGTGTTCTATCCGGCCGATCTGCAGTTCAAGCCCGAGGATATCCCGCGCCTGGTGAACCCCATTCTGGCCGGTGAGTCGGACATGGTCACGGGATACAAGCAAGGGAAGTACGAGAAGGCTTTCGTCTCGGGCATCTACAACAAGCTCAGTCGCACGCTCTTTCACGTGCCGGTGCGTGACCTGAACAACGTGAAGGCGTATCGTCGCGAAATCATGGCGGCACTACCGATGCGCCCCGATTTCCATCGGTACATGATCGTCATGGCGGCGGCGCAGGGATTCACGGTCACCGAAGTCCCGGTGCCGCTGTATGCGCGTCATTCCGGCCGGTCGAAGTTCGGCTTGTCGCGCATCCCGATCGGCGTGCTCGACATGCTCGCGGTGTGGTTCGAACTCAAGTTCGGCCAGAAGCCGCTGCTCGCGTTCGGCATGCTCGGTGTGGCGCTGTTTGCCTTGGGCGTACTGTCGGGACTTGGCGCGCTCGTGTGGTTGGCCATGACCGGACAGGGCCAGCGTTGGGTGTGGACGGTGATTCAGACATGTCTCATGCTCGGCTCGATCTTCTTTGCCACTGGTTTGCTTGGTGAGCAAATCGCGCAGCAGCGCTCCGAGGTGCGAGAGTTGCGGCGCGAACTCGGCGAGCTCGCGAGCGCGCAGCACGACGAGGATGCCGACGACGTCACGCCAAGCGTGACCGCCGGCGTCGATCGCGACCACCGCTGA
- a CDS encoding glycosyltransferase produces MPRAARVLFVTHNVPRFDGDAAGSFVLRLAVALQSAGATVDIIAPGAAGLADDGTLEGVRIRRVRYASDARMTLAYAGNMAEQVMASWGGKMALLGMLRALRRAVRAQLDAAARAGAPYDIVHAHWWFPSALALWHARRAGDPPLVITMHGSDVRLAQRTAPAHPVMRAVLGQAAMCTAVSGWLADTARRIAPDATIAVSPMPVDARHFAPPADSSSARSGILFVGRLNAQKGLADLLDAMISPAMRAYDAQRDSEPTTLDVVGDGPEADALKARAAALGLADRVRWYGALPQPALVPLYQGACALAIPSREEGLGLVAVEAQLCGTPVVAYADGGLLDVVRPEHGGTLVTVGDSQALGVALARLLADETTARTLGMSARHQMLERFSPASVADRYLTLYRQAAR; encoded by the coding sequence GTGCCTCGCGCCGCGCGCGTGCTGTTTGTCACACACAATGTGCCGCGCTTTGACGGCGACGCGGCCGGTTCGTTCGTCCTGCGACTCGCGGTGGCGTTGCAGTCGGCCGGTGCGACGGTCGACATCATTGCACCGGGTGCTGCCGGACTGGCGGATGACGGCACACTTGAAGGTGTGCGTATCCGGCGCGTGCGCTACGCCAGCGATGCGCGGATGACGCTCGCCTATGCTGGCAACATGGCCGAACAGGTCATGGCATCGTGGGGCGGAAAGATGGCGCTGCTGGGGATGTTGCGCGCACTCCGCCGTGCGGTTCGCGCGCAGCTCGATGCGGCGGCGCGAGCTGGCGCGCCGTACGATATCGTGCATGCGCATTGGTGGTTCCCGTCAGCCCTTGCACTCTGGCATGCACGACGTGCGGGTGATCCGCCGTTGGTGATCACGATGCACGGATCGGACGTGCGTCTGGCGCAGCGAACCGCGCCGGCGCATCCCGTCATGCGCGCCGTACTCGGCCAAGCGGCGATGTGTACGGCGGTCTCTGGTTGGCTGGCTGACACCGCGCGCCGTATCGCACCCGACGCGACGATTGCAGTGTCACCGATGCCGGTCGATGCGCGACACTTCGCTCCGCCAGCAGACAGCTCGTCCGCGCGAAGTGGGATCCTTTTTGTGGGGCGTCTCAACGCGCAGAAGGGACTCGCGGACTTGCTCGACGCCATGATATCGCCCGCGATGCGCGCGTACGACGCGCAGCGCGATAGCGAACCGACGACGCTCGACGTCGTCGGGGACGGGCCAGAGGCCGATGCGTTGAAGGCGCGTGCCGCGGCGCTCGGTCTCGCAGATCGCGTACGCTGGTACGGTGCCCTTCCACAGCCGGCACTGGTGCCACTGTATCAAGGCGCGTGTGCCCTCGCCATCCCGTCGCGCGAAGAAGGGCTTGGCCTGGTGGCCGTCGAGGCCCAGCTGTGCGGCACACCCGTCGTCGCGTATGCCGACGGTGGTCTGCTCGACGTGGTACGTCCCGAACACGGTGGCACGTTGGTGACCGTGGGCGATTCTCAGGCGCTCGGCGTGGCGCTGGCCCGCTTGCTTGCCGACGAGACGACTGCTCGAACACTCGGCATGTCCGCGCGGCATCAAATGCTGGAGCGCTTTTCGCCAGCGAGTGTGGCCGATCGCTACCTGACGCTTTACCGACAGGCCGCGCGATGA
- a CDS encoding lysylphosphatidylglycerol synthase domain-containing protein gives MTQSGTWRERGVLRHPALKVLLLLLTGSFIAWALHGQWTEMRASARDLRVEWRWVAAASATVLAVYSLLIQSWRVLLRGWGGELSYPAAARIWTIANLGRWIPGKVWSVGALSVLAAREGVSGTAAAGAAVLGTLLNIGAGFGVAVIMGAEGLDTVYPGFRTGAMVATFVFIAGVLALPRLLPPVLAWFAAKRGVPLASKQLSARTLWTAAAMNAASWLGYGMAFALFSRGVTPRISSDPALFIAVFTASYLIGYLVLFSPGGLGFREAALTVFLVGVSAAGQGDAVILGVTSRVWLTVLEVLPGLVSLFFLPASQRAALQQAK, from the coding sequence ATGACGCAGTCGGGGACGTGGCGTGAGCGCGGCGTGTTGCGTCATCCCGCGCTCAAGGTCCTCTTGCTGCTGCTCACTGGCAGTTTTATCGCCTGGGCGCTGCACGGTCAGTGGACGGAGATGCGCGCGTCGGCGCGAGACCTCCGCGTGGAGTGGCGCTGGGTGGCGGCGGCCAGCGCCACGGTCCTGGCGGTGTACTCGCTGCTGATTCAGAGCTGGCGCGTACTGCTGCGCGGATGGGGAGGCGAACTGTCGTATCCCGCGGCCGCGCGCATCTGGACGATCGCCAATCTTGGTCGGTGGATTCCCGGTAAAGTGTGGTCGGTTGGCGCCCTGAGCGTGTTGGCGGCGCGCGAAGGCGTCTCGGGAACGGCGGCGGCTGGTGCGGCCGTGCTCGGAACACTGCTCAACATCGGTGCCGGGTTTGGCGTCGCCGTGATCATGGGTGCCGAGGGACTCGACACGGTGTATCCCGGTTTCCGCACCGGCGCGATGGTCGCGACCTTCGTGTTCATCGCCGGTGTGTTGGCGCTGCCGCGTCTGCTGCCGCCGGTGCTCGCCTGGTTCGCGGCCAAACGCGGCGTGCCACTGGCCAGCAAGCAATTATCGGCGAGGACGCTTTGGACGGCAGCCGCCATGAACGCCGCGTCGTGGTTGGGGTATGGGATGGCGTTTGCCCTCTTCTCCCGCGGCGTGACGCCGCGGATCAGTAGCGATCCAGCCCTATTTATCGCAGTATTCACCGCGTCCTACCTCATCGGCTATCTCGTGCTGTTCTCTCCAGGAGGACTGGGATTCCGCGAGGCGGCACTGACCGTATTTCTGGTCGGTGTGAGCGCCGCAGGGCAGGGGGACGCCGTGATCCTCGGGGTCACGTCTCGGGTTTGGCTCACGGTGCTCGAGGTGCTGCCGGGGCTCGTCAGCCTGTTCTTCCTCCCCGCCTCGCAGCGCGCTGCCTTGCAGCAGGCGAAGTGA
- a CDS encoding YfhO family protein, whose translation MARTDATNVAPPAPRFPLAWAALVCVIATMLLAWPALGGAFLVNPNSDQYIAGYSFREFAARALRDGQGFPQWNPYQFGGMPYVAAMHGDIFYPTFLLRLVLPTDIAMTWGFVLHMLLAGVFTVGFLRAAGVRFQSAVVGGIAYLLSGAVASYASPGHDGKLFVSALLPAALWALVRGLRDGRRGAWGLLALIVGLAVLSPHPQLLQYMLLTCGGYALFLALRPWSLPAESSAPGRDASPSRPLTRLALALGAVVLGAVIGAVQYLPVQEYVPWSPRAGGKGYDYATSFSFPLEETINMYLPQFSGILEKYWGRNGIHFHSEYIGATVLVLALFAFGGGLANRNRSHAWFWLGALIVSLVWAWGGNTPFYQLVYAVVPGSKFFRAPSTILYVTAFSCAVLAAFGAERLLAGKGTSRYAIGWGSFALLVGVLATTGAFTNVAMSLLGDARGELIEANAASVVGGAWRSAVAVLALVGLMLAVARGALKAALAGWLLAALVALDLWSVERHYWTFSARAEQLYAEDDIIRFLKSQTEPTRVIAIPLGDNMAPHDPFVLGDALMHHGIRGVLGYHGNEIGRYQELYGKSDGFQSIANPNFWSLTNARFFYTNTPGLPFQGAKLAAGPVRNAAGTMTYLYELPGDHPAAWVAPLIVKLDDPTTKATVLNPLFDVKRVAIFDTTSTIQAKPVNSPLPDPVPFGVEITKYQAGAIDIILGGPAPAGSALLVSENYYPGWTATVDGKPATIARADYTLIGVELPTGAKSVQLRFDSAPYHTGKLLTLLALGAALLWWIIGFALDRKADAPANVLAA comes from the coding sequence ATGGCCCGCACTGACGCGACGAATGTAGCGCCCCCGGCACCTCGCTTTCCGCTCGCTTGGGCGGCGCTCGTCTGCGTCATCGCGACGATGCTGCTGGCGTGGCCGGCGCTCGGCGGGGCCTTTCTCGTCAATCCGAATTCGGATCAGTATATCGCGGGCTATTCGTTCCGGGAGTTCGCGGCACGCGCGCTGCGCGACGGACAAGGATTCCCGCAATGGAATCCATACCAGTTCGGCGGCATGCCGTATGTCGCGGCCATGCACGGCGACATCTTCTATCCGACGTTCCTCTTGCGATTGGTGCTCCCGACCGATATCGCGATGACCTGGGGCTTTGTGCTCCACATGCTCTTGGCCGGCGTCTTCACGGTGGGATTCCTGCGGGCAGCCGGTGTCCGGTTTCAAAGCGCCGTCGTGGGTGGTATCGCCTATCTGCTCAGCGGGGCGGTCGCGTCGTACGCGTCACCGGGGCACGATGGAAAGCTGTTCGTCAGTGCGTTGTTGCCGGCCGCGCTCTGGGCGCTGGTGCGCGGCCTGCGCGATGGTCGGCGCGGCGCCTGGGGACTGCTGGCCTTGATCGTCGGTCTCGCAGTGCTGTCGCCACATCCGCAGTTGCTGCAGTACATGCTGCTCACCTGCGGTGGCTACGCCCTGTTCCTCGCGCTTCGACCGTGGAGTCTCCCGGCCGAGTCTTCGGCACCGGGGCGAGACGCGAGTCCGTCGCGGCCCCTAACACGATTGGCGCTGGCGCTCGGGGCCGTCGTCCTCGGCGCGGTGATCGGCGCGGTGCAGTATCTCCCAGTTCAGGAGTACGTGCCATGGTCCCCACGCGCCGGCGGAAAGGGCTACGACTACGCGACCAGCTTCTCGTTTCCTCTCGAGGAGACAATCAACATGTACCTGCCGCAGTTCTCGGGCATTCTCGAAAAGTACTGGGGACGCAACGGCATCCACTTCCACAGTGAGTACATCGGTGCGACGGTGCTTGTGCTTGCCCTCTTTGCGTTCGGCGGCGGGCTGGCAAACCGGAATCGCTCGCACGCCTGGTTCTGGCTCGGTGCGCTGATCGTCTCCCTCGTCTGGGCGTGGGGCGGCAACACGCCATTCTATCAGCTGGTCTACGCCGTCGTCCCCGGCTCCAAGTTCTTCCGTGCGCCGAGCACGATTCTGTATGTCACGGCCTTTTCCTGTGCGGTCCTGGCGGCGTTCGGCGCTGAGCGGCTGCTCGCGGGAAAGGGTACGAGCCGGTACGCCATCGGCTGGGGAAGCTTTGCCCTTCTCGTCGGAGTCCTTGCCACAACCGGAGCCTTTACCAACGTCGCGATGTCGCTCCTCGGCGACGCGCGCGGTGAGCTTATCGAAGCCAACGCAGCCTCCGTCGTCGGCGGCGCCTGGCGATCGGCCGTCGCCGTTCTGGCACTGGTCGGGCTGATGCTCGCGGTTGCGCGCGGCGCACTGAAGGCAGCGTTAGCCGGCTGGCTGCTTGCCGCGTTGGTCGCTCTCGACCTCTGGAGTGTGGAGCGACACTACTGGACGTTTTCGGCTCGCGCCGAGCAGCTCTACGCGGAAGACGACATCATCCGGTTCCTCAAGTCGCAAACAGAACCGACCCGTGTTATTGCCATTCCCCTCGGCGACAACATGGCGCCGCATGATCCGTTTGTTCTGGGTGATGCGCTGATGCACCATGGCATCCGCGGAGTCCTCGGATACCACGGTAACGAGATCGGCCGCTATCAGGAGCTCTACGGAAAGAGCGATGGTTTCCAGTCCATCGCCAATCCCAACTTCTGGTCGCTCACCAACGCGCGGTTTTTTTACACCAACACGCCCGGTTTGCCCTTCCAAGGGGCGAAGTTGGCCGCCGGCCCTGTGCGCAACGCGGCGGGCACGATGACCTATCTTTACGAGCTTCCCGGTGATCACCCGGCCGCGTGGGTTGCACCTCTGATCGTGAAGCTCGACGATCCGACGACGAAGGCGACGGTGCTCAACCCGTTGTTCGACGTAAAGCGCGTCGCAATCTTCGATACGACTTCGACCATACAGGCTAAACCGGTGAACTCGCCGTTGCCTGACCCTGTACCGTTCGGCGTCGAGATTACGAAGTATCAGGCAGGGGCGATCGACATCATACTGGGCGGACCTGCGCCAGCCGGCAGCGCTTTGCTTGTCTCCGAGAATTACTATCCGGGTTGGACGGCGACGGTGGATGGCAAACCTGCCACGATCGCCCGGGCCGACTATACACTTATCGGCGTCGAGCTGCCGACGGGCGCGAAGTCCGTGCAGCTCCGCTTCGACAGCGCACCATATCACACGGGGAAGTTGTTGACTTTGCTGGCACTTGGCGCGGCGTTGCTCTGGTGGATTATCGGGTTCGCGCTCGATCGAAAGGCCGACGCACCGGCCAACGTTCTCGCGGCGTGA
- a CDS encoding glycosyltransferase yields MPTPARGSLALGERALVIVPTYNESENVTRIVPLILAQDSRLDVLVVDDNSPDGTGQLADQLAAADPRVHVLHRAGKEGLGRAYLAGFKWALERDYAFIFEMDADFSHDPGHLPEFLAAIRDTDLVLGSRYRDGKVTVVNWPMTRLMLSYGANIYARAVTGLRLGDATGGFKCFRREVLMAIPLDQVRSNGYAFQIEMSFRAWKRGFRIAEIPIVFHDRTEGESKMSKRIVREAIWMVWRLRWWAITGNA; encoded by the coding sequence ATTCCGACTCCGGCGCGTGGTTCACTCGCGCTGGGCGAGCGCGCCCTCGTGATCGTCCCGACGTACAACGAGAGCGAGAATGTCACCCGCATCGTACCGCTGATCCTCGCGCAGGACTCGCGGCTCGATGTGTTGGTGGTTGACGACAATTCTCCTGATGGCACCGGTCAGCTCGCCGATCAGCTGGCCGCGGCCGATCCACGTGTGCATGTGCTGCATCGGGCAGGGAAGGAGGGACTCGGCCGTGCGTATCTGGCCGGGTTCAAGTGGGCGCTCGAGCGCGACTACGCCTTCATCTTCGAGATGGATGCCGACTTTTCCCACGATCCCGGGCATCTCCCTGAGTTCCTGGCCGCGATCCGCGACACCGATTTGGTGCTTGGGTCCCGCTATCGCGACGGCAAGGTGACGGTCGTCAATTGGCCGATGACGCGGCTCATGTTGTCGTACGGCGCGAACATCTATGCGCGCGCGGTGACCGGCCTGCGGTTGGGCGACGCGACGGGCGGCTTCAAGTGCTTTCGGCGCGAAGTGCTGATGGCGATCCCGCTCGATCAGGTCCGGTCCAACGGATACGCCTTTCAGATCGAGATGAGTTTCAGGGCCTGGAAGCGGGGATTTCGCATTGCTGAGATTCCTATCGTCTTCCACGATCGCACGGAAGGCGAGTCGAAGATGTCCAAGCGTATCGTTCGTGAAGCTATTTGGATGGTGTGGCGCCTCCGCTGGTGGGCCATTACGGGGAACGCGTGA
- the dapF gene encoding diaminopimelate epimerase — MTAPLSTLRGIPFAKMTGSGNDFVFFDGRDVPLERVTSPEVIQSICNRHNGIGADGIVVLEPARPEADVRIHYFNSDGTPADLCGNATLCSTSMSAMLGLAADSGMTLTTPAGLIASRVGDGLPEIDLQPVSGIRPAMPIDLVVGEERIGFAIAGIPHLVILCADADAVDVEGRGPLLRRHQASGPAGANVNWVSPMVGGQWRYRTFERGVEGETLACGTGAVATAVLLTAWGLVAPSTVAMRTSSGRDLEVRLTATESGFRPTLRGEGRVVFRGVIDSI; from the coding sequence GTGACCGCGCCCTTGTCGACGTTACGCGGAATTCCCTTCGCGAAGATGACGGGATCGGGTAATGATTTCGTGTTTTTCGACGGCCGTGATGTGCCACTCGAACGTGTGACATCACCTGAGGTGATACAGTCTATCTGCAATAGGCACAACGGTATAGGAGCCGATGGCATTGTCGTTCTCGAACCGGCGCGTCCCGAGGCGGATGTGCGGATTCATTACTTCAACAGTGATGGAACGCCGGCCGATCTCTGCGGAAACGCGACGCTCTGCTCGACGTCCATGTCGGCCATGCTGGGCCTTGCCGCAGATTCGGGAATGACGCTCACCACGCCGGCCGGCCTCATTGCCAGCCGCGTCGGCGACGGGCTTCCCGAGATCGATCTGCAGCCGGTCAGCGGGATCCGACCTGCCATGCCGATCGACCTGGTCGTCGGTGAAGAGCGTATCGGCTTCGCCATCGCCGGCATTCCGCATCTCGTGATCCTGTGCGCCGACGCCGATGCGGTGGATGTGGAAGGTCGCGGGCCGCTACTGCGCCGGCATCAGGCGTCGGGCCCGGCGGGGGCGAATGTGAATTGGGTCTCGCCGATGGTAGGCGGCCAGTGGCGGTATCGCACGTTTGAGCGCGGCGTGGAGGGCGAGACCTTGGCCTGTGGCACCGGAGCCGTCGCGACGGCGGTGCTGCTGACCGCGTGGGGGCTCGTTGCGCCATCGACGGTGGCGATGCGCACCAGCTCCGGCCGCGATCTCGAGGTGCGTCTGACGGCGACGGAGTCGGGCTTCCGACCAACGCTTCGTGGTGAGGGCCGCGTGGTATTCCGCGGCGTAATCGACTCGATCTGA
- a CDS encoding YfgM family protein, with product MAQSSRSASSSSSLSDDPMEKLGDWFQSNSRPIGMAVGGVAVAALAIFGYRSYSSGQNAKASTALYAAQAPMAQGKLDEATKALDKVAKGYSGTASGQQASLLLAQTQFEQKKYAEGIASLEKSVGSASADFKASMESMIAVGYELQGKLADAATHYGKASAAAKFENDKNSYKASEARSLMAAGKNAEAKTIWEALAKSDSPAAQEANVRLGELAGAVKN from the coding sequence ATGGCCCAGTCGTCCCGTTCCGCGTCGTCCTCCTCGAGCCTCTCCGACGATCCGATGGAGAAGCTTGGCGACTGGTTCCAGTCGAACAGCCGTCCGATCGGCATGGCAGTTGGCGGCGTCGCCGTGGCTGCGCTCGCAATTTTCGGCTACCGCAGCTATTCGTCGGGCCAGAACGCGAAGGCGTCAACGGCACTGTATGCTGCCCAGGCTCCGATGGCGCAGGGCAAGCTGGACGAGGCCACGAAGGCGCTCGACAAGGTGGCCAAGGGCTATTCGGGTACGGCTTCGGGCCAGCAGGCCTCGCTACTGCTGGCGCAAACGCAGTTCGAGCAGAAGAAGTACGCCGAGGGTATTGCGTCGCTCGAAAAGTCGGTTGGCAGCGCCAGTGCAGACTTTAAGGCGTCGATGGAATCGATGATCGCGGTCGGCTACGAGCTTCAGGGTAAGCTGGCCGACGCGGCGACGCACTACGGCAAGGCTTCGGCGGCGGCGAAGTTCGAGAACGACAAGAACAGCTATAAGGCGTCTGAAGCACGCAGTCTCATGGCCGCCGGCAAGAATGCCGAAGCCAAAACGATTTGGGAGGCCTTGGCGAAGTCGGACAGTCCGGCCGCTCAGGAAGCCAACGTCCGCCTTGGCGAGCTGGCCGGAGCCGTTAAGAACTGA
- a CDS encoding adenine phosphoribosyltransferase has product MTAILTERLSATLRDVPDFPSPGILFKDITPVLADPALMRDVITAMLAPLRGSGVTHVVGVESRGFLFGVPMALQLDVPFAPARKPGKLPWKTARESYDLEYRSDVLEMHTDAVGAGARVLVVDDVLATGGTAAATCRLIERLGGSVVGVSVLVELGFLHGRAKLPDRAVHAVVTF; this is encoded by the coding sequence ATGACTGCCATACTCACCGAACGATTGTCAGCCACACTCCGAGATGTCCCGGACTTTCCGAGCCCAGGCATCCTTTTCAAGGACATCACTCCAGTGCTCGCCGATCCGGCGCTGATGCGCGACGTGATCACGGCGATGCTCGCGCCTCTTCGCGGCTCCGGCGTTACACATGTGGTCGGCGTGGAGAGTCGTGGCTTCCTGTTCGGCGTGCCGATGGCGCTGCAGCTCGATGTGCCGTTCGCGCCAGCGCGCAAACCCGGCAAGCTGCCCTGGAAAACGGCGCGTGAGTCGTACGATCTGGAATACCGGAGCGACGTGCTGGAAATGCATACGGACGCCGTCGGGGCAGGTGCGCGCGTGCTGGTGGTCGACGACGTCCTCGCTACCGGCGGAACCGCTGCGGCGACCTGCCGACTGATCGAGCGGCTCGGCGGTTCGGTCGTTGGCGTTTCAGTGCTGGTCGAGCTCGGTTTCCTTCACGGTCGGGCGAAACTCCCGGATCGCGCCGTGCACGCAGTGGTGACATTCTAA
- a CDS encoding acylphosphatase, whose product MALAVRRYRVEGEVQGVGFRWYVREHARALGLAGWVRNEPDGAVVLVAHGEEASLDTLERGLKIGPRNSTVSDVVRRELTSFDAVGLPTPFAIER is encoded by the coding sequence ATGGCGCTGGCGGTTCGCCGCTATCGGGTGGAAGGGGAAGTGCAGGGCGTTGGCTTCCGATGGTACGTGCGCGAGCACGCTCGTGCGCTTGGGCTCGCTGGGTGGGTGCGTAATGAGCCCGATGGCGCCGTGGTGCTCGTGGCGCATGGGGAGGAAGCGAGTCTGGACACGCTGGAACGCGGACTCAAAATCGGTCCACGGAACTCGACGGTCAGCGACGTGGTTCGCCGGGAGCTCACCAGCTTCGACGCCGTGGGTCTACCCACGCCGTTCGCGATCGAGCGATAA